A single region of the Buteo buteo chromosome 16, bButBut1.hap1.1, whole genome shotgun sequence genome encodes:
- the KCNJ11 gene encoding ATP-sensitive inward rectifier potassium channel 11, whose product MLSRKGIIPEEYVLTRLAEDVPDHARYRARERRARFVGKNGACNVAHKNIREQGRFLQDVFTTLVDLKWPHTLLIFTMSFLCSWLLFGMVWWLIAFAHGDLDHSTRLQRDPGEGVAEAPAGFVPCVTSIHSFTSAFLFSIEVQVTIGFGGRMVTEECPAAILVLIVQNIVGLVINAIMLGCIFMKTSQAHRRAETLIFSKHAVIALREGKLCFMLRVGDLRKSMIISATIRMQVVKKTASLEGEVVPLNQIDIQMENPVGGNSIFLVSPLIIYHVIDKNSPLYDISPLNLHHHEDLEIIVILEGVVETTGITTQARTSYLADEILWGQRFVPIVAEEDGQYSVDYSKFGNTVKVPTPSCTARQLEEDKSIMDTMPLSPKGTIRKRSVKLRPKFTISDEPS is encoded by the coding sequence ATGCTGTCGAGGAAGGGGATCATCCCCGAGGAGTACGTGCTGACCCGGCTGGCGGAGGATGTGCCGGATCACGCCCGGTATCGCGCACGGGAGCGGCGGGCGCGTTTCGTGGGCAAGAATGGTGCCTGCAACGTGGCCCATAAAAACATACGGGAGCAGGGACGCTTCCTCCAGGACGTCTTCACCACCCTGGTGGACCTCAAGTGGCCTCACACGCTGCTCATCTTCACCAtgtccttcctctgcagctggcTGCTCTTTGGCATGGTCTGGTGGCTCATCGCCTTCGCCCACGGGGACCTGGACCACAGCACGCGGCTGCAGCGCGACCCCGGAGAGGGGGTGGCGGAGGCCCCGGCTGGCTTTGTGCCCTGCGTGACCAGCATCCACTCCTTCACCTCCgccttccttttctccatcgAGGTGCAGGTGACGATCGGCTTTGGGGGACGCATGGTGACAGAGGAGTGCCCAGCCGCCATCCTGGTGCTGATCGTGCAGAACATCGTGGGGCTGGTGATCAACGCCATCATGCTGGGCTGCATCTTCATGAAGACCTCGCAGGCCCACCGCCGGGCTGAGACCCTCATTTTCAGCAAGCACGCAGTCATCGCCCTGCGGGAGGGCAAGCTCTGCTTCATGCTACGGGTGGGTGACCTCCGGAAGAGCATGATCATCAGCGCCACCATCCGCATGCAGGTGGTGAAGAAGACCGCCAGCCTGGAGGGGGAGGTGGTGCCCCTCAACCAGATTGACATCCAGATGGAGAACCCTGTGGGGGGCAACAGCATCTTCCTTGTCTCCCCACTCATCATCTACCATGTGATAGACAAGAACAGCCCCCTTTACGACATCTCCCCCCTGAACCTTCACCACCACGAGGACCTGGAGATCATCGTCATCTTGGAAGGGGTGGTGGAGACCACCGGCATCACCACTCAAGCCAGAACCTCCTACCTGGCGGATGAAATCCTCTGGGGCCAAAGGTTTGTGCCCATTGTGGCAGAGGAAGATGGTCAATACTCTGTGGACTACTCTAAATTTGGCAACACGGTGAAAGTGCCCACCCCTTCGTGCACTGCtaggcagctggaggaggacaAGAGCATTATGGACACCATGCCGTTGTCCCCTAAAGGCACAATAAGGAAGAGGTCGGTCAAGCTAAGGCCCAAGTTTACCATAAGCGATGAGCCTTCCTGA